Sequence from the Fodinibius saliphilus genome:
CGATCACGAAGTGGTTTCAAAGAAAAATTCTGGTTTGAAGGTGGACAAATGCCGCTGCAGCGTCGTATTCCGAAGTGGGGATTCAATAATATCTTCCGCACAGATTATGTGGCTGTTAACACTGGAACTATTCAGCTCTTTATTGAGCATGATAAGTTAGGTGAAACTATCACTTTAGAAGATCTTCGAGATGCCGGTTTAGCTGGAAAAGGTGATTTGGTTAAACTTCTGGGCGATGGCGAAATTGAAGCTGCTATCGATATTGAAGTTCATAACGCCAGTGATTCAGCACAGAAAAAAGTGGAAGACGCAGGCGGAAGTATTACATTTGTTGAGAATTAAGATTAATTAAACACTGAGCCACCTTCTAAATGAGTTTAGTACAAAACTTTCGGAACATATTTAAAATAGAAGAGCTGAAAAACCGTATCTTCTACGTTATCGGTATCTTAATGGTCTACCGCATTGGAAGTTATGTTACACTTCCTGGTGTAGATGCTACTCAGCTGGTACAGCAAACAGGAAATGCATCCAGCTTGTTAGGTTTGTTCGATATGTTTGTAGGTGGTGCATTCTCACGTGCAGGAGTATTTGCACTGGGAATTATGCCCTATATTACTGCAGCAATTATTATACAGCTAATGGGTGCTGTTGTACCTTATTTTCAAAAACTTCAGCGAGAAGGAGAAGACGGTCGTCGTAAAATAAACCGTCTTACCCGTTATGGGACGATAGGGATCACCCTTATTCAGTCTATTGGTTTTGCTATTAACTTAATGGCTACATCGCCTAATGCGATTGTTGTAAGCAATTTTACGTTTGTTTTAACATCGATGATTGTTCTTACAGCAGGGACTGCTTTTGTAATGTGGTTAGGTGAACGGATTACTGATCGTGGAATTGGGAATGGTATTTCGATTATTATTATGATCGGTATTATTGCACGACTACCTGCAAGCTTGATCAACGAAGTAACGACAAAAGGGAACTTGATTATTGTAATAGCCGAAATTGCAGCATTAATTTTGGTAATTGCAGCTTCTGTGATGTTGACACAAGGTGTCCGAAAGATTCCGGTACAGTATGCAAAACGAGTTGTAGGGCGAAAGGTGTATGGCGGTACAACACAATATCTGCCAATTCGTGTTAATGCAGCTGGTGTTATGCCGATTATTTTTGCACAATCAATCATGTTTATTCCTAGTACTATCGGGACGTTCTTTCCGAACAACCAAACGGTACAGATGCTAACATCTTGGTCCAGTGATTTTACAGGTATTACATATTCCATTATCTTTGGAATTATCGTTGTGTTCTTTACGTACTTCTATACTGCTATCACGGTGAATCCACGAGAAAT
This genomic interval carries:
- the rplO gene encoding 50S ribosomal protein L15, which translates into the protein MDLSNLNAPEPNKKKAKRIGRGQGSGRGGHTVGRGHNGQRSRSGFKEKFWFEGGQMPLQRRIPKWGFNNIFRTDYVAVNTGTIQLFIEHDKLGETITLEDLRDAGLAGKGDLVKLLGDGEIEAAIDIEVHNASDSAQKKVEDAGGSITFVEN
- the secY gene encoding preprotein translocase subunit SecY, with amino-acid sequence MSLVQNFRNIFKIEELKNRIFYVIGILMVYRIGSYVTLPGVDATQLVQQTGNASSLLGLFDMFVGGAFSRAGVFALGIMPYITAAIIIQLMGAVVPYFQKLQREGEDGRRKINRLTRYGTIGITLIQSIGFAINLMATSPNAIVVSNFTFVLTSMIVLTAGTAFVMWLGERITDRGIGNGISIIIMIGIIARLPASLINEVTTKGNLIIVIAEIAALILVIAASVMLTQGVRKIPVQYAKRVVGRKVYGGTTQYLPIRVNAAGVMPIIFAQSIMFIPSTIGTFFPNNQTVQMLTSWSSDFTGITYSIIFGIIVVFFTYFYTAITVNPREMADTMKRQGGFIPGVRPGNKTVEFIDNILTKVTLPGSIFLAIIAIMPAIAARMGVTPGFALFYGGTSLLIIVGVALDTLQQIESHLMMRHYDGFMKTGKMKGRRRA